From a single Aminobacterium mobile DSM 12262 genomic region:
- a CDS encoding N-acetylneuraminate synthase family protein — MMPCFRIGKRYIGEGYSPLVIAEVGINHEGSLNKAFQMVDDAALVGCECIKFQSHIIEDEMVPSAQNIIPSNAEESIWNIMKRCSLSEGEERELKKYVESKGLIFLSTPFSRAAALRLERLGVEAYKIGSGECNNYPLVELIASFKKPVILSTGMNDIASIMVSVNILRKYQVPFALLHCTSMYPTPYDKVRLGALHQLKTAFPDAVLGLSDHCKTIYPCLGAVALGASILERHFTSDKAWPGPDIPISMDPKELGELIYGSKAIYKALGGTKDILPEEKPTIDFAYACVVAETDIKQGDILTETNIWVKRPGTGEIPASEYCSILGRKAKSNIFAGNQIRWEDLL, encoded by the coding sequence ATGATGCCTTGCTTTAGAATAGGGAAACGCTACATTGGAGAGGGGTATAGCCCTTTAGTGATAGCTGAGGTTGGTATAAACCATGAGGGGAGTTTAAATAAAGCTTTCCAAATGGTGGATGATGCGGCCCTTGTCGGTTGTGAGTGTATAAAGTTTCAGTCTCATATTATAGAAGATGAAATGGTTCCTAGCGCTCAAAATATAATCCCTTCTAATGCAGAAGAGTCTATATGGAACATAATGAAAAGATGCTCTCTTTCAGAGGGAGAAGAGAGAGAATTAAAAAAGTATGTAGAGAGCAAGGGGCTTATTTTTTTAAGTACTCCTTTTTCTCGTGCAGCAGCTCTTCGTTTGGAGCGTTTGGGTGTTGAAGCTTATAAAATAGGGTCGGGAGAATGTAACAATTATCCTTTGGTAGAACTCATCGCTTCCTTTAAAAAACCTGTTATATTAAGTACTGGTATGAATGATATTGCATCAATAATGGTGTCTGTAAATATTTTACGAAAATATCAAGTTCCTTTCGCTCTTTTACACTGTACAAGTATGTACCCTACACCCTATGATAAGGTTCGCCTAGGAGCTTTACACCAGTTAAAAACGGCTTTCCCTGATGCAGTTCTAGGGCTTTCAGATCATTGCAAAACAATTTATCCGTGTTTGGGAGCAGTGGCTCTAGGTGCTTCTATATTAGAGAGACATTTTACTTCTGATAAAGCATGGCCGGGGCCAGATATCCCTATCTCTATGGATCCTAAAGAGCTAGGGGAACTTATATACGGAAGTAAAGCTATTTATAAGGCTCTAGGAGGGACAAAGGATATTCTTCCGGAAGAAAAACCAACTATAGATTTTGCGTATGCCTGTGTTGTTGCAGAAACAGATATAAAGCAGGGAGATATATTAACAGAAACGAATATATGGGTTAAGCGACCAGGGACGGGAGAAATTCCGGCAAGTGAATATTGTTCCATTTTAGGGCGTAAGGCGAAAAGTAATATTTTTGCAGGGAATCAGATACGATGGGAGGATCTATTGTAG
- a CDS encoding adenosine-specific kinase, whose amino-acid sequence MPEIRRWVLEQMEYPEDCNIILGQSHFIKTVEDLYEALITSSPSLQFGIAFCEASGDCLIRCDGNAEDLITIAVNNAKKLSSGHTFIIVLRNGYPINILDRIKNCQEVCRIFAATANPIQAVICESEQGRGVVGVIDGFIPKGVEKEEDVMARKKLLRDIIGYKR is encoded by the coding sequence ATGCCAGAGATTCGTCGTTGGGTTCTTGAGCAGATGGAGTATCCTGAAGATTGTAATATTATTCTTGGGCAGAGCCATTTTATAAAAACCGTAGAGGATCTATATGAAGCCCTTATCACTTCGTCCCCTTCACTTCAGTTCGGAATTGCTTTTTGTGAGGCATCAGGTGATTGCCTTATTCGCTGCGATGGTAATGCCGAAGATCTTATAACAATAGCTGTCAATAACGCTAAAAAGCTGAGTTCAGGGCATACTTTTATCATAGTGCTTCGCAACGGATATCCCATTAATATTCTTGACCGCATTAAAAACTGCCAGGAAGTCTGCCGCATTTTTGCAGCGACAGCGAACCCCATTCAGGCTGTTATCTGTGAGTCCGAGCAAGGGCGAGGTGTTGTGGGGGTTATAGACGGATTTATTCCTAAAGGTGTTGAAAAAGAAGAAGACGTAATGGCGCGAAAAAAGCTGTTGCGGGATATTATTGGGTATAAACGGTAA
- a CDS encoding class I SAM-dependent methyltransferase — MNYGAFKEINRKYSKDINMQNLNRDLTWKIKSAEKHRELALNYGHKGCIEKCPICGRSNHVKFVTIYGFDYEQCLNCGHIYLRDIIGKKEMKQLYQGGQNKSLQHTVYLSEELFEKRVEQIASPKVEWVSSEVKKKGLWIDIGCGTGEILFAAQGLGYKVLGIDADTEEIEFARCKGINIICDYVSDLNAHNYLVNGNIISLFNILEHLENPVSMLENVSANIMEGSYIVMEIPRHPSISSFSNLIFNEMACRHIYPPDHIHIFTEKSAEIMLKKAKLKPINVWTFGQDISDFIMTASASKNITKSSFIDDLMSVAPVLQKRVDELGFSDTMIIICKK; from the coding sequence TTGAACTATGGGGCGTTTAAGGAAATCAATAGGAAATATAGCAAAGATATAAATATGCAAAATCTTAACAGAGATTTGACTTGGAAGATTAAAAGTGCAGAAAAACATCGAGAACTAGCCTTAAACTACGGGCATAAAGGATGTATAGAAAAATGCCCTATATGTGGCCGGTCTAATCACGTGAAATTTGTAACAATTTATGGTTTCGATTACGAACAATGTCTAAATTGTGGTCATATTTATTTAAGGGATATAATAGGTAAGAAAGAAATGAAACAACTTTATCAAGGAGGTCAGAACAAAAGTCTGCAACATACGGTCTACTTAAGCGAAGAGCTTTTTGAAAAAAGAGTAGAACAAATAGCCTCTCCTAAAGTCGAATGGGTTTCTAGCGAAGTAAAAAAGAAAGGACTTTGGATCGATATAGGTTGTGGAACAGGGGAAATTTTATTCGCAGCTCAAGGTTTAGGATATAAAGTTTTAGGTATAGATGCGGATACAGAAGAAATTGAATTTGCTAGGTGTAAGGGAATCAATATTATATGTGATTATGTGAGTGATTTAAATGCTCATAATTATTTAGTGAATGGCAACATTATTTCTCTTTTCAATATATTAGAACATTTAGAGAATCCTGTTTCTATGTTAGAAAATGTGAGTGCTAACATAATGGAAGGTTCGTATATAGTTATGGAGATTCCAAGACATCCGTCGATCAGTAGCTTTAGTAACCTGATTTTTAATGAAATGGCATGTAGGCATATATACCCTCCTGATCATATCCATATATTTACAGAAAAATCTGCGGAAATTATGCTTAAAAAAGCGAAATTAAAACCAATAAATGTATGGACTTTTGGACAAGACATATCCGATTTTATTATGACTGCTTCGGCAAGTAAAAATATAACAAAAAGTAGTTTTATAGACGATTTAATGAGTGTGGCTCCTGTTTTGCAAAAAAGAGTTGATGAGCTAGGCTTTTCTGATACGATGATTATTATATGTAAAAAATAA
- a CDS encoding flagellin, which translates to MRVYHNIPALFAYNSVSQTNGSLQKSINKLSTGLRINSAADDAAGLAISEKMRAQYKGLDQAVNNAQDGISMIQTAEGALNETHSILQRMRELSVQGANDTLTSQDRQYIQLEVDQLRDEIDRISGTTQFNKKKLLDGSASVLWSTDQLETKVFVRGGLRTIDQYGQKIVAEGNYKLSVEAKAGQAQVQKSDIFKVKHDDVIADVSGKEALGIKTLSGEGLVHASANATSVKINATLTGATTTNVTLSYSFGAQNNVPSGFTSFLATAAKTMFTGNTVNGSVLWEVKAINGDKVTFNIKVQTMGSTAGKVMQSAEKDITIDFAAADTETALAATSAAGLAFKALTGGNVTSTMITDVKVGEQFIINVGRQAAAASEDGLKFTVTPDNGKAQTMQFYFADDAINDTQKELKFWAFDEDGTAQLSTYKFGMGTLAAGEATFRQLDAGDEAYADVSLRDLDKFWDASSGRFLIDDPQTIKLIQGDGKDASITLYSQDTLGDLALKLNNAISSGLDQIKVLDAANRDDNKANFANFVEKDTDNTPYSVRGTLVISSAITGKAGNLNFIGDEDVVKALSLNEVQKATENTFNVRVTNAHTGTNVNQVEVTGNQLVGVVHSNIDVEIDAMAGLEAKWDDAAKKWTVSATAQAYDTTVHLADNTTVFQIGANEKEDMGVYIGDMSARSLGLNKVLVTDREAATRSITVIDSAIDRVSSQRANLGAYQNRLEHTINNLTTASTNLTAAESRIRDLDMAKEMMTFTKLNILMQAGNSMLAQANQLPNAVMQLLR; encoded by the coding sequence ATGCGAGTGTATCATAATATTCCTGCACTTTTCGCTTACAATTCTGTAAGCCAGACAAATGGTTCCCTTCAGAAATCCATTAACAAACTTTCCACAGGTCTTCGTATTAACAGTGCTGCTGATGATGCGGCTGGACTTGCCATCAGTGAAAAAATGCGCGCTCAGTATAAGGGATTGGATCAGGCAGTGAACAACGCACAAGACGGCATTTCCATGATCCAGACTGCTGAAGGAGCTTTGAACGAAACTCATTCTATTCTTCAGAGAATGCGTGAACTGAGCGTACAAGGTGCAAACGATACTCTGACCTCTCAGGATCGTCAGTACATTCAGCTTGAAGTGGATCAGCTTCGAGATGAAATTGACCGTATTTCCGGAACAACCCAGTTCAACAAAAAGAAGCTTCTTGATGGTTCAGCTTCTGTGCTCTGGTCTACAGATCAGCTTGAGACCAAAGTTTTTGTACGTGGCGGACTTCGCACAATCGACCAGTATGGTCAGAAGATCGTAGCTGAAGGCAACTACAAGCTTTCTGTTGAAGCCAAGGCAGGACAGGCTCAAGTGCAAAAGAGCGATATCTTCAAGGTAAAGCATGACGATGTTATCGCTGATGTTTCTGGCAAAGAAGCTCTTGGTATTAAAACTCTTTCTGGAGAAGGACTTGTCCATGCGAGCGCCAATGCTACTTCTGTGAAGATAAATGCAACTTTAACAGGGGCTACCACAACTAACGTGACCTTGAGCTATAGCTTTGGTGCGCAAAATAATGTCCCCTCTGGCTTTACGAGCTTTCTTGCAACTGCTGCAAAGACAATGTTCACTGGAAATACAGTGAATGGCTCGGTTTTGTGGGAAGTAAAAGCCATTAATGGAGATAAGGTAACATTTAACATTAAAGTGCAGACTATGGGTTCTACTGCTGGTAAGGTAATGCAGAGTGCGGAAAAAGACATTACTATTGATTTCGCTGCTGCAGATACTGAAACTGCTTTAGCTGCCACTTCTGCTGCGGGGCTTGCCTTTAAAGCTTTGACTGGTGGGAATGTCACAAGCACTATGATTACTGATGTCAAAGTAGGAGAGCAGTTTATAATTAATGTGGGACGTCAGGCAGCTGCTGCTTCAGAGGATGGGCTTAAATTTACAGTGACACCGGATAATGGTAAAGCACAGACCATGCAGTTCTATTTTGCTGATGATGCAATAAACGATACGCAGAAAGAATTGAAGTTCTGGGCTTTTGATGAGGATGGCACGGCTCAACTTTCTACTTACAAGTTTGGCATGGGAACACTAGCAGCTGGTGAAGCTACTTTCCGACAGCTTGACGCTGGAGATGAAGCCTACGCAGATGTGAGCCTTCGAGACCTCGACAAGTTCTGGGATGCTTCTTCTGGGCGTTTCCTTATCGACGATCCTCAAACTATTAAGCTCATTCAGGGAGACGGTAAAGATGCCAGTATTACTCTCTATAGTCAGGATACCCTTGGAGATCTGGCCTTAAAGCTTAACAACGCCATTTCTTCTGGCTTAGACCAAATAAAAGTATTGGATGCAGCAAATCGTGACGATAATAAAGCGAATTTCGCTAACTTTGTAGAGAAGGATACGGACAATACTCCCTATTCTGTGCGAGGAACCTTGGTTATTTCCAGCGCTATTACAGGAAAGGCTGGAAACTTGAACTTCATTGGCGATGAGGATGTAGTAAAAGCTCTGAGCCTGAATGAAGTTCAGAAGGCTACAGAAAACACATTCAATGTAAGAGTTACTAATGCCCATACTGGTACGAACGTGAATCAGGTAGAGGTAACTGGTAATCAGCTTGTAGGAGTTGTACATTCCAATATAGACGTTGAAATTGATGCAATGGCTGGTCTTGAAGCGAAGTGGGATGATGCGGCTAAGAAATGGACTGTTTCTGCTACTGCTCAGGCCTATGATACTACTGTTCACCTTGCGGATAACACAACGGTATTCCAGATCGGTGCCAACGAGAAGGAAGATATGGGAGTCTACATTGGTGATATGAGTGCTCGTTCTCTTGGACTCAATAAGGTTCTTGTAACCGATAGGGAGGCTGCGACTCGGTCTATCACGGTTATCGATAGCGCTATAGATCGTGTGTCCAGCCAGAGAGCGAACCTTGGTGCATACCAGAATCGTTTGGAGCATACTATCAATAACCTGACTACTGCCAGTACGAACCTGACCGCTGCTGAAAGCCGTATTCGTGACCTTGATATGGCCAAAGAGATGATGACCTTTACGAAGCTCAACATCCTTATGCAGGCTGGTAACTCCATGCTTGCTCAGGCTAACCAGTTGCCGAACGCTGTTATGCAGCTGCTTCGGTAG
- a CDS encoding flagellar protein FlaG — protein sequence MDISFKQGIASSPVGMSLSPLPIQQVGVSRGASNSSRKELPLVQNKEELKNVLSQAEEIVRIFDRNLKFKYVEEADLFQVEVIDTVKDQVVRKIPPDEVVNLVKHVQDLLGMMLDVKA from the coding sequence GTGGATATTTCATTTAAACAAGGGATCGCCTCCAGTCCTGTTGGTATGTCGCTCTCTCCTTTGCCTATTCAGCAGGTTGGGGTTAGTCGGGGTGCGAGTAATTCATCTCGCAAAGAGCTTCCTCTTGTGCAAAATAAGGAAGAACTAAAGAATGTGCTTTCCCAAGCGGAGGAAATAGTTCGGATTTTTGATCGTAATTTGAAGTTCAAATATGTGGAAGAAGCCGATCTTTTTCAGGTTGAGGTAATTGACACTGTGAAAGATCAGGTAGTACGGAAAATTCCACCCGATGAAGTCGTGAATCTTGTAAAACACGTACAAGATTTGCTTGGGATGATGTTAGATGTGAAAGCATAA
- the neuC gene encoding UDP-N-acetylglucosamine 2-epimerase: MVQKKVILFISGTRADYGKLKPLIRGVKQTSSLECKVFVTGMHTLARYGYTVNEFEKDGLSEHIHVFMNQIYGEPMDLVLSNTVAGLSRYVHEVTPDMIVVHGDRVEALSGAIVGSLNNILVAHIEGGEISGTIDETIRHSITKLAHLHFVANNQSAQRLVQMGELKNSIYVIGSPDIDIMLSENLPSIKEAKQRYDVPFDKYGIFMFHPVTTELSSLREQIEEICLGIDESGRQFIAIYPNNDPGCDIILEAYKTLQKSSRFRFFPSLRFEFFLTFLKNADFIIGNSSSGIHEAPVYGIPTINIGSRQNGRTSLPSVLNTPPQRTAIIDAIHKAINMKESEIASSFQFGDGKSTERFLSVLLGKHVWERSRQKQFQDLFLRKEDGYL; the protein is encoded by the coding sequence GTGGTTCAAAAGAAAGTGATTCTCTTTATTTCGGGAACAAGGGCAGATTATGGCAAGTTAAAACCTTTGATTCGTGGCGTTAAGCAAACGTCTTCCCTTGAATGCAAGGTTTTTGTTACGGGGATGCATACGTTGGCTAGATATGGCTATACCGTTAACGAATTTGAAAAAGATGGCTTATCTGAACATATTCACGTATTTATGAATCAGATATATGGAGAGCCTATGGATCTGGTTTTGTCTAATACAGTTGCTGGCTTATCTAGGTATGTTCACGAAGTGACGCCGGATATGATTGTTGTACATGGGGATAGAGTGGAAGCCTTGTCGGGGGCGATTGTTGGTTCATTGAATAATATTTTAGTTGCTCATATAGAGGGTGGAGAAATATCGGGAACAATTGATGAAACCATACGTCATTCCATAACTAAACTTGCCCATCTTCACTTTGTGGCTAATAATCAGTCAGCGCAAAGGTTAGTGCAGATGGGGGAACTTAAAAATTCTATTTATGTTATAGGTTCCCCTGATATCGATATAATGCTTTCTGAGAATTTGCCTTCTATAAAAGAGGCGAAACAACGTTATGACGTTCCTTTTGACAAATATGGGATTTTTATGTTTCACCCAGTTACAACAGAGCTTTCTTCTTTGAGAGAACAAATAGAAGAAATTTGTTTGGGAATAGATGAAAGTGGAAGGCAATTTATAGCTATATATCCTAACAATGATCCTGGCTGCGATATTATATTGGAAGCATATAAAACATTACAAAAATCTTCACGATTTCGTTTTTTTCCATCTCTTCGTTTTGAATTTTTTCTTACTTTTCTTAAAAATGCTGATTTCATAATAGGAAATTCCAGCTCGGGTATTCATGAAGCTCCAGTTTATGGAATTCCAACTATAAATATAGGTTCTCGTCAGAACGGTAGAACCAGTCTCCCTTCAGTCCTAAATACTCCTCCCCAGAGAACAGCCATTATTGATGCAATACATAAGGCTATTAACATGAAAGAGAGCGAAATAGCATCCTCTTTCCAATTTGGCGACGGAAAAAGCACAGAGCGTTTTTTGTCTGTCCTTCTTGGAAAACATGTTTGGGAGAGATCTCGTCAAAAACAGTTTCAGGATTTATTTTTAAGAAAAGAGGATGGTTATCTGTGA
- a CDS encoding HAD-IIB family hydrolase encodes MKRKILVTDIDGTLSHGEIVHPHVIAACDRLRNHGWEIMVATGRILATAIDHIKSIGAWLPAVVYDGARLMEPLSGKVLWEATLPTDVVEEVLHIGWQVPLEMQIFTDESAICRKTDEETRRFLTRANVLVDDTLQTPHVTERVFRIIFYGDPREILRFEEHIGAVLGDVVDVMRSGDDFLDVVPIGVSKGAALSWYLERLPIAPEVVVAAGDHCNDLALFDEAHIRVAPEDAVPQILERAHIIMPSVKKQGFVHLVDYLLSGRWSDGRGSKRVVL; translated from the coding sequence ATGAAGAGGAAGATTCTTGTAACCGATATTGACGGAACCCTTTCCCATGGAGAAATTGTGCATCCTCATGTTATTGCAGCCTGTGATCGCTTGCGAAATCACGGATGGGAGATCATGGTGGCGACAGGGCGTATTTTAGCCACAGCTATTGACCATATTAAATCCATTGGTGCTTGGCTCCCGGCAGTAGTTTATGATGGAGCCCGGCTTATGGAACCCCTTTCGGGAAAAGTTTTGTGGGAGGCAACCCTCCCCACTGACGTTGTGGAAGAAGTTCTTCACATCGGTTGGCAGGTCCCTCTTGAGATGCAAATATTTACCGATGAATCTGCAATATGCCGTAAAACAGACGAAGAGACTCGAAGATTCCTCACTCGAGCCAATGTTTTAGTAGACGATACTCTGCAAACACCTCATGTAACAGAGCGAGTTTTTCGTATTATATTTTATGGAGACCCCAGAGAAATATTGCGTTTTGAAGAGCATATTGGGGCAGTTCTTGGAGACGTTGTCGATGTAATGCGTTCAGGCGACGACTTCCTTGATGTAGTGCCTATAGGGGTATCTAAAGGAGCAGCTCTTTCTTGGTATCTAGAGCGATTGCCTATTGCTCCAGAAGTTGTTGTAGCGGCTGGAGATCATTGTAATGACCTTGCTCTTTTTGATGAGGCTCATATTCGTGTAGCGCCAGAGGATGCCGTTCCTCAAATTCTTGAACGTGCCCATATCATTATGCCTTCTGTAAAAAAACAGGGATTTGTACATCTGGTCGATTACCTCCTTTCAGGCCGTTGGTCCGATGGCAGAGGAAGCAAACGTGTAGTATTATAA
- a CDS encoding OmpH family outer membrane protein: MIASRRLVFIVSLALLAMFLLAGAAMAEEKIGVIDSQKIVFQHPKFEGVTQQLKTISQTKENEMKAAVEKESDQNKKMEIYQTKRHELAMEEQRLMEPLFKEAQMAVRTVAKMKGITVVIEKSAVYFGGIDITDDVVQELKKSAATK; the protein is encoded by the coding sequence ATGATAGCGTCAAGAAGGTTGGTTTTTATTGTTTCTCTGGCTCTTTTAGCGATGTTTCTGCTCGCTGGCGCAGCTATGGCTGAGGAAAAAATAGGGGTTATTGATTCTCAGAAAATCGTGTTTCAGCACCCTAAGTTTGAAGGGGTAACCCAGCAGTTGAAGACCATTAGCCAGACCAAAGAAAACGAAATGAAAGCTGCTGTTGAAAAAGAGTCTGATCAGAACAAAAAGATGGAAATCTATCAAACGAAGCGGCATGAACTGGCTATGGAAGAGCAACGCCTGATGGAGCCTCTTTTCAAGGAAGCACAGATGGCTGTAAGAACTGTAGCTAAAATGAAGGGCATCACCGTGGTGATCGAAAAAAGCGCCGTATATTTCGGTGGCATTGACATCACTGATGATGTTGTTCAAGAACTGAAAAAGAGTGCTGCTACGAAGTAA
- a CDS encoding cytidylyltransferase domain-containing protein has product MRCIAIIPARGGSKGIRRKNMRILGGQPLLGWTIQAALQSKCIDYCWLTTEDLEIAEYGRSLGIQVISRPVDLARDDTPTAPVVLHALDAMGIHSCGKEEIVLLQPTSPLRNSLQIDECIRSAREEHFNCAVSLAEVNHTPYKMFVEEGGKLTPLMGQEYFEMPRQNLPKTWRINGAIYYIHSDVFLKKQRFINFPFYPYFMDEESSVDIDSESDLLYAEYLLKKKL; this is encoded by the coding sequence GTGAGATGTATTGCTATTATTCCAGCCAGAGGAGGGAGCAAGGGAATACGAAGAAAAAATATGCGTATTCTCGGCGGGCAACCTCTTTTAGGATGGACAATCCAGGCAGCATTGCAATCTAAATGTATTGATTATTGTTGGTTAACGACAGAAGATCTAGAAATTGCTGAATATGGACGTTCTTTAGGTATACAAGTAATATCCAGACCAGTGGATCTTGCTAGAGATGACACGCCTACAGCTCCAGTAGTTCTTCATGCCCTTGACGCTATGGGGATACATAGTTGTGGGAAGGAAGAGATAGTGTTGCTTCAACCGACATCTCCTTTAAGAAATTCTTTACAAATAGATGAGTGTATCAGATCTGCAAGAGAAGAACATTTCAATTGTGCTGTGAGCCTTGCAGAGGTTAATCATACACCTTATAAAATGTTTGTGGAGGAAGGTGGAAAGCTAACTCCGCTGATGGGGCAAGAGTATTTTGAAATGCCAAGACAAAATTTACCTAAGACATGGAGAATAAATGGAGCAATATATTATATCCATTCAGATGTTTTTTTAAAAAAACAGCGTTTCATCAATTTCCCTTTTTACCCCTATTTTATGGACGAGGAATCGAGTGTGGATATAGATAGCGAATCGGATCTTCTTTATGCAGAGTATCTTCTTAAAAAGAAACTGTAA